From a single Brassica rapa cultivar Chiifu-401-42 chromosome A01, CAAS_Brap_v3.01, whole genome shotgun sequence genomic region:
- the LOC103857276 gene encoding abscisic acid 8'-hydroxylase 1 — translation MDSSALFFTFSAAIIILYFLRCLISQRHRVSSKPPLPPGTMGWPYVGETFQLYSRDPNVFFASKQKRYGSVFKTHVLGCPCVMISSPEAAKFVLVTKSHLFKPTFPASKERMLGKQAIFFHQGDYHTKLRKLVLRAFMPESIRDMVPDIESIAQDSLRSWVGTKINTYQEMKTYTFNVALLSIFGKDEVLYREDLKRCYYILEKGYNSMPVNLPGTLFHKAMKARKELSQILARILSERRDERSSHNDLLGSFMGDKEELTDEQIADNIIGVIFAARDTTASVMTWILKYLAENPNVLEAVTEEQMVISKSKEEGESLTWGDTKKMPVTSRVIQETLRVASILSFTFREAVEDVEYEGYLIPKGWKVLPLFRNIHHSADIFSNPGKFDPSRFEVAPKPNTFMPFGNGTHSCPGNELAKLEISIMIHHLTTKYRWSIVGASDGIQYGPFALPQNGLPIMLARK, via the exons atGGATTCCTCCGCCTTGTTTTTCACTTTCTCCGCCGCAATTATCATCCTCTACTTTCTCCGGTGTTTAATCTCTCAGCGCCACCGTGTATCCTCGAAACCCCCACTTCCGCCGGGAACAATGGGTTGGCCTTACGTGGGCGAGACTTTCCAGCTCTATTCTCGAGACCCTAACGTCTTTTTCGCTTCCAAACAGAAACG GTATGGTTCAGTGTTCAAGACACATGTACTAGGATGTCCTTGTGTAATGATCTCGAGTCCCGAGGCTGCGAAGTTCGTGCTGGTGACGAAGTCTCATCTCTTTAAACCGACTTTTCCAGCGAGTAAAGAGAGGATGCTAGGGAAACAAGCCATCTTCTTCCACCAAGGTGATTATCACACTAAACTCAGGAAGCTCGTTCTTCGTGCTTTCATGCCGGAGTCTATCAGAGACATGGTTCCAGATATCGAATCAATCGCTCAAGATTCTCTACGAAGTTGGGTTGGAACAAAGATCAACACTTACCAAGAAATGAAAACA TACACATTCAACGTTGCGTTACTCTCGATCTTCGGAAAAGACGAGGTTCTATACAGAGAAGATCTAAAACGATGCTACTACATTCTCGAGAAAGGTTACAACTCTATGCCTGTAAACCTCCCTGGAACGCTCTTCCACAAAGCCATGAAGGCTCGCAAGGAGCTCTCGCAGATCCTAGCAAGAATCTTATCAGAGAGAAGAGATGAAAGATCCTCACACAACGATCTTCTCGGATCATTCATGGGAGACAAAGAGGAGCTTACCGACGAACAGATCGCTGATAACATAATCGGAGTAATCTTCGCCGCTAGAGATACCACGGCGAGTGTGATGACGTGGATCCTTAAGTACTTAGCTGAGAATCCCAACGTTCTAGAGGCCGTTACT GAAGAGCAAATGGTAATAAGTaaaagcaaagaagaaggagagtcTTTAACTTGGGGTGATACAAAGAAGATGCCAGTAACTTCAAGAGTCATTCAAGAAACATTAAGAGTTGCTTCAATCTTATCTTTTACATTTAGAGAAGCTGTAGAAGATGTCGAATACGAAG GATATTTGATACCAAAAGGATGGAAAGTGTTGCCGCTTTTCAGAAACATTCACCATAGTGCTGATATCTTTTCGAATCCTGGCAAGTTTGACCCATCAAGATTTGag GTGGCTCCAAAACCCAATACTTTCATGCCATTTGGCAATGGGACTCACTCGTGTCCTGGAAATGAATTAGCCAAGCTTGAAATATCGATCATGATTCATCATCTGACCACCAAGTACAG ATGGTCAATAGTTGGAGCTAGCGACGGGATTCAGTATGGGCCATTTGCGCTTCCCCAAAACGGACTGCCCATTATGCTTGCTCGGAAGTAG